Proteins found in one Lycium ferocissimum isolate CSIRO_LF1 chromosome 6, AGI_CSIRO_Lferr_CH_V1, whole genome shotgun sequence genomic segment:
- the LOC132059976 gene encoding meiotically up-regulated protein C8C9.04-like isoform X2 encodes MFFSSNASIQDVISDLFMIEKALQELNEEGGSSEDSISEFIKKEYDSLPWAHTTLLKRHLQMMSEKGEVLMTDGGRFSLPGDNKSMNQKRKRKRKRRPVWEVKQKKLRKKQKKGAKRVQHDGVEVAKEQKKLAERQNEVTVDGKQGQENQVREEYRGLDGHHNDPSTDKEDGQSKGQQNSVTANKVLPKRAQRIRVVHKQKGKQKLDAKEGSVPVEPPRCMMTEEIEQLEDPKLQQPKFSVSRVEKTADISNLCPQEIVENEQPGVNVPQILSPEAPPGFEFRAEEDATANKAHNSSSVGLDSPKEDHVVDQSSERPAEDQVPRMGDLSDELKQSRESPKQQRHTIDESLPSETVLSLNQNEQQSLDTERLEEESVAEDLLKTKKQQKVHHDGQQTNRPTRTLTRAQTKGTVIPNAPMEISSEPQQPSIPRKMTRTHLKKIQNQPAAPTDLFALKHVEQEKSPETKQQVGKPRSLCKKIGGAQQQEQHIPELELESSSEPNQPSIRRKRTRTQQIGIVSHSPSSTDVFALKHLEQENSPETKQQVDKPSEMISPDIHGNLDKGEAQQLTELSKMEGSEEIVLATVEPSSEKKQQPEEGRSAPEKLNVDGKPDVSLLPSPTGFEAALIEKSLQNDRARRQLKRWSKTPGAPKSVSTSQVEPLPFCASSDQDIVHMDEPLETEVPLGLGTREEALNLIDPQHEVNSDQPKQQHRQTRRKYKEDGATLGDSTISALATNEEELCLDDPQDEVHLKQLKHKPRGRAAKGKEEDGADPGTTLLKDLRSSTKLKKKQTGPGRKA; translated from the exons ATGTTTTTTAGCAGCAATGCAAGTATACAGGATGTTATTTCTGATTTGTTT ATGATTGAAAAGGCCCTGCAGGAATTGAATGAAGAAGGAGGATCCAGTGAAGACTCAATATCGGAGTTTATCAAGAAAGAATATGACAGTTTGCCATGGGCTCATACGACCCTGCTGAAACGTCATCTACAGATGATGTCTGAAAAAGGAGAAGTCCTTATGACTGATGGAGGACGGTTTTCGCTTCCTGGTGACAACAAAAGCATGaatcaaaagagaaaaagaaagaggaagcgAAGGCCGGTTTGGGAAGTTAAACAAAAGAAGCTGCGGAAGAAGCAAAAGAAGGGGGCAAAGCGGGTGCAGCATGATGGTGTCGAAGTTGCTAAAGAACAGAAGAAGCTGGCTGAGCGACAAAATGAAGTCACTGTTGATGGAAAACAGGGGCAAGAAAATCAAGTACGTGAAGAATACCGGGGGTTGGATGGGCATCATAATGATCCGAGCACAGATAAAGAAGATGGGCAATCAAAAGGGCAGCAAAACTCTGTAACTGCAAATAAAGTTCTTCCCAAAAGAGCTCAAAGGATCAGAGTAGTACATAAACAGAAAGGGAAGCAAAAGCTTGATGCTAAAGAAGGATCTGTGCCTGTTGAACCTCCCAGGTGTATGATGACAGAAGAGATTGAGCAATTAGAGGATCCGAAATTGCAGCAACCGAAGTTTAGTGTCAGCAGAGTTGAGAAAACAGCTGATATTAGCAACTTATGTCCACAAGAAATTGTGGAAAACGAACAACCTGGAGTTAACGTGCCTCAAATTTTAAGTCCAGAAGCGCCTCCAGGTTTTGAGTTTAGGGCGGAGGAGGATGCCACAGCAAATAAAGCGCATAACTCTTCGTCGGTAGGTTTGGACTCACCGAAGGAAGACCATGTTGTGGATCAGAGTTCTGAGAGACCTGCTGAGGACCAAGTACCTAGAATGGGTGACTTGTCCGATGAATTAAAACAGTCTAGAGAGAGTCCAAAGCAGCAGAGACACACCATCGATGAATCTTTGCCATCAGAAACTGTTCTGTCCTTGAACCAGAATGAACAGCAGAGCTTAGATACTGAAAGGTTAGAAGAGGAGTCTGTTGCTGAGGATCTGTTAAAGACTAAGAAGCAGCAAAAGGTGCACCATGATGGGCAGCAAACAAATAGGCCAACACGGACTTTGACAAGGGCGCAAACGAAAGGAACAGTAATTCCAAATGCACCAATGGAGATCTCATCAGAACCCCAGCAGCCGTCCATTCCAAGAAAAATGACAAGAACTCATCTAAAAAAGATCCAAAATCAACCTGCAGCACCAACAGATTTATTTGCCTTGAAACATGTAGAGCAAGAGAAATCACCTGAAACTAAGCAGCAAGTTGGTAAGCCTCGTAGCCTTTGTAAGAAGATAGGAGGAGCTCAGCAGCAGGAGCAACATATTCCAGAGTTAGAACTGGAGAGCTCATCAGAACCCAATCAGCCGTCCATTCGAAGAAAAAGAACGAGAACTCAGCAAATAGGGATCGTAAGTCACTCTCCATCATCGACAGATGTGTTTGCCTTGAAACATCTAGAGCAAGAGAATTCACCTGAAACTAAGCAGCAGGTAGATAAGCCAAGTGAAATGATATCTCCAGATATTCATGGAAATTTGGACAAAGGAGAAGCCCAGCAGCTGACGGAACTGTCAAAGATGGAAGGATCCGAAGAGATTGTACTTGCAACAGTTGAACCATCATCTGAAAAGAAGCAGCAGCCAGAAGAAGGGAGATCTGCCCCGGAGAAGCTCAATGTGGATGGTAAACCTGATGTTTCGCTTCTACCAAGTCCTACAGGATTTGAGGCAGCATTGATTGAGAAGTCATTGCAAAATGATCGTGCACGAAGACAACTGAAGCGCTGGAGCAAAACCCCGGGTGCACCTAAATCAGTAAGTACCTCTCAAGTGGAACCATTGCCATTCTGTGCCTCATCAGATCAAGATATAGTACATATGGATGAGCCTTTGGAAACGGAAGTGCCTTTGGGATTGGGAACAAGGGAGGAGGCGTTGAATTTGATTGATCCTCAGCATGAAGTGAACTCGGATCAACCAAAACAACAGCATCGCCAGACCCGTCGTAAGTACAAGGAGGATGGTGCCACACTAGGTGATAGTACAATTTCAGCATTGGCAACAAACGAGGAGGAGTTATGTTTGGATGATCCTCAGGATGAGGTCCACTTGAAACAGCTAAAACATAAGCCTCGTGGGAGGGCTGCCAAGGGCAAGGAGGAGGATGGGGCCGATCCAGGTACTACACTTTTGAAGGACTTGAGATCATCTACGAAGTTAAAGAAGAAACAAACTGGTCCAGGTAGGAAGGCGTAG
- the LOC132059976 gene encoding meiotically up-regulated protein C8C9.04-like isoform X1 translates to MDQLSLENPNLSKKKNQEKGMDKLRELILKLANSEPNVPLSATQNSLLQEKLNHFLSCLHAGPDHPPYAWMIEKALQELNEEGGSSEDSISEFIKKEYDSLPWAHTTLLKRHLQMMSEKGEVLMTDGGRFSLPGDNKSMNQKRKRKRKRRPVWEVKQKKLRKKQKKGAKRVQHDGVEVAKEQKKLAERQNEVTVDGKQGQENQVREEYRGLDGHHNDPSTDKEDGQSKGQQNSVTANKVLPKRAQRIRVVHKQKGKQKLDAKEGSVPVEPPRCMMTEEIEQLEDPKLQQPKFSVSRVEKTADISNLCPQEIVENEQPGVNVPQILSPEAPPGFEFRAEEDATANKAHNSSSVGLDSPKEDHVVDQSSERPAEDQVPRMGDLSDELKQSRESPKQQRHTIDESLPSETVLSLNQNEQQSLDTERLEEESVAEDLLKTKKQQKVHHDGQQTNRPTRTLTRAQTKGTVIPNAPMEISSEPQQPSIPRKMTRTHLKKIQNQPAAPTDLFALKHVEQEKSPETKQQVGKPRSLCKKIGGAQQQEQHIPELELESSSEPNQPSIRRKRTRTQQIGIVSHSPSSTDVFALKHLEQENSPETKQQVDKPSEMISPDIHGNLDKGEAQQLTELSKMEGSEEIVLATVEPSSEKKQQPEEGRSAPEKLNVDGKPDVSLLPSPTGFEAALIEKSLQNDRARRQLKRWSKTPGAPKSVSTSQVEPLPFCASSDQDIVHMDEPLETEVPLGLGTREEALNLIDPQHEVNSDQPKQQHRQTRRKYKEDGATLGDSTISALATNEEELCLDDPQDEVHLKQLKHKPRGRAAKGKEEDGADPGTTLLKDLRSSTKLKKKQTGPGRKA, encoded by the exons ATGGATCAGTTATCCCTTGAAAACCCTAATTTGtctaagaagaaaaatcaagaaaagggtATGGATAAGTTAAGAGAATTAATCTTGAAACTTGCAAACAGTGAACCAAATGTACCATTGAGTGCTACCCAAAATTCACTTCTTCAAGAAAAACTTAATCATTTTCTTTCTTGTCTTCATGCTGGTCCAGATCATCCTCCTTATGCTTGG ATGATTGAAAAGGCCCTGCAGGAATTGAATGAAGAAGGAGGATCCAGTGAAGACTCAATATCGGAGTTTATCAAGAAAGAATATGACAGTTTGCCATGGGCTCATACGACCCTGCTGAAACGTCATCTACAGATGATGTCTGAAAAAGGAGAAGTCCTTATGACTGATGGAGGACGGTTTTCGCTTCCTGGTGACAACAAAAGCATGaatcaaaagagaaaaagaaagaggaagcgAAGGCCGGTTTGGGAAGTTAAACAAAAGAAGCTGCGGAAGAAGCAAAAGAAGGGGGCAAAGCGGGTGCAGCATGATGGTGTCGAAGTTGCTAAAGAACAGAAGAAGCTGGCTGAGCGACAAAATGAAGTCACTGTTGATGGAAAACAGGGGCAAGAAAATCAAGTACGTGAAGAATACCGGGGGTTGGATGGGCATCATAATGATCCGAGCACAGATAAAGAAGATGGGCAATCAAAAGGGCAGCAAAACTCTGTAACTGCAAATAAAGTTCTTCCCAAAAGAGCTCAAAGGATCAGAGTAGTACATAAACAGAAAGGGAAGCAAAAGCTTGATGCTAAAGAAGGATCTGTGCCTGTTGAACCTCCCAGGTGTATGATGACAGAAGAGATTGAGCAATTAGAGGATCCGAAATTGCAGCAACCGAAGTTTAGTGTCAGCAGAGTTGAGAAAACAGCTGATATTAGCAACTTATGTCCACAAGAAATTGTGGAAAACGAACAACCTGGAGTTAACGTGCCTCAAATTTTAAGTCCAGAAGCGCCTCCAGGTTTTGAGTTTAGGGCGGAGGAGGATGCCACAGCAAATAAAGCGCATAACTCTTCGTCGGTAGGTTTGGACTCACCGAAGGAAGACCATGTTGTGGATCAGAGTTCTGAGAGACCTGCTGAGGACCAAGTACCTAGAATGGGTGACTTGTCCGATGAATTAAAACAGTCTAGAGAGAGTCCAAAGCAGCAGAGACACACCATCGATGAATCTTTGCCATCAGAAACTGTTCTGTCCTTGAACCAGAATGAACAGCAGAGCTTAGATACTGAAAGGTTAGAAGAGGAGTCTGTTGCTGAGGATCTGTTAAAGACTAAGAAGCAGCAAAAGGTGCACCATGATGGGCAGCAAACAAATAGGCCAACACGGACTTTGACAAGGGCGCAAACGAAAGGAACAGTAATTCCAAATGCACCAATGGAGATCTCATCAGAACCCCAGCAGCCGTCCATTCCAAGAAAAATGACAAGAACTCATCTAAAAAAGATCCAAAATCAACCTGCAGCACCAACAGATTTATTTGCCTTGAAACATGTAGAGCAAGAGAAATCACCTGAAACTAAGCAGCAAGTTGGTAAGCCTCGTAGCCTTTGTAAGAAGATAGGAGGAGCTCAGCAGCAGGAGCAACATATTCCAGAGTTAGAACTGGAGAGCTCATCAGAACCCAATCAGCCGTCCATTCGAAGAAAAAGAACGAGAACTCAGCAAATAGGGATCGTAAGTCACTCTCCATCATCGACAGATGTGTTTGCCTTGAAACATCTAGAGCAAGAGAATTCACCTGAAACTAAGCAGCAGGTAGATAAGCCAAGTGAAATGATATCTCCAGATATTCATGGAAATTTGGACAAAGGAGAAGCCCAGCAGCTGACGGAACTGTCAAAGATGGAAGGATCCGAAGAGATTGTACTTGCAACAGTTGAACCATCATCTGAAAAGAAGCAGCAGCCAGAAGAAGGGAGATCTGCCCCGGAGAAGCTCAATGTGGATGGTAAACCTGATGTTTCGCTTCTACCAAGTCCTACAGGATTTGAGGCAGCATTGATTGAGAAGTCATTGCAAAATGATCGTGCACGAAGACAACTGAAGCGCTGGAGCAAAACCCCGGGTGCACCTAAATCAGTAAGTACCTCTCAAGTGGAACCATTGCCATTCTGTGCCTCATCAGATCAAGATATAGTACATATGGATGAGCCTTTGGAAACGGAAGTGCCTTTGGGATTGGGAACAAGGGAGGAGGCGTTGAATTTGATTGATCCTCAGCATGAAGTGAACTCGGATCAACCAAAACAACAGCATCGCCAGACCCGTCGTAAGTACAAGGAGGATGGTGCCACACTAGGTGATAGTACAATTTCAGCATTGGCAACAAACGAGGAGGAGTTATGTTTGGATGATCCTCAGGATGAGGTCCACTTGAAACAGCTAAAACATAAGCCTCGTGGGAGGGCTGCCAAGGGCAAGGAGGAGGATGGGGCCGATCCAGGTACTACACTTTTGAAGGACTTGAGATCATCTACGAAGTTAAAGAAGAAACAAACTGGTCCAGGTAGGAAGGCGTAG
- the LOC132061499 gene encoding uncharacterized protein LOC132061499, translating into MGEVLMTDGGRFSLPGDNKSMNQKRKRKRKRRPDWEVKQKKPRKKPKEEEKRVQHDVVEVVKEQKKLDEQQNEQLKFSVSRVEKTADMSNLCPQEIVENEQPGVNLPQILSLAAPPGFEFRAEEDATANKAHNSSSSSERPAEDQVPIMDDLSDALEESKKSPKQQRHTGDESVLSETVLSLNQNEQQSVDTERLEVESVAEDLLKTKKQQKEHRGGQQTNRPTRTLTRTQRKGTVTPKHQWRAHQNPSSRPFQEKGQELS; encoded by the exons ATGGGAGAAGTCCTTATGACTGATGGAGGACGGTTTTCGCTTCCTGGTGACAACAAAAGCATGaatcaaaagagaaaaagaaagaggaagagaagGCCGGATTGGGAAGTTAAACAAAAGAAGCCGCGGAAGAAGCCAAAGGAGGAGGAGAAGCGTGTGCAGCATGATGTTGTAGAAGTTGTTAAAGAACAGAAGAAGCTGGATGAGCAACAAAATGAA CAACTAAAGTTTAGTGTCAGCAGAGTTGAGAAAACAGCTGATATGAGTAACTTATGTCCACAAGAAATTGTGGAAAACGAACAACCTGGAGTTAACCTGCCTCAAATTTTAAGTCTTGCAGCGCCTCCAGGTTTTGAGTTTAGGGCGGAGGAGGATGCCACAGCAAATAAAGCGCATAACTCCTCGTCG AGTTCTGAGAGACCTGCTGAGGACCAAGTACCTATAATGGATGACTTGTCTGATGCACTGGAAGAGTCTAAAAAGAGTCCAAAGCAGCAGAGACACACCGGTGATGAGTCTGTGCTATCAGAAACTGTTTTGTCCTTGAACCAGAATGAGCAGCAGAGCGTAGATACTGAAAGGTTAGAAGTGGAGTCTGTTGCTGAGGATCTGTTAAAGACTAAGAAGCAACAAAAGGAGCACCGTGGGGGGCAGCAAACAAATAGGCCAACGCGGACTTTGACAAGGACGCAAAGGAAAGGAACAGTAACTCCAAAGCACCAATGGAGAGCTCATCAGAACCCAAGCAGCCGTCCATTCCAAGAAAAAGGACAAGAACTCAGCTAA